A window of Glycine soja cultivar W05 chromosome 13, ASM419377v2, whole genome shotgun sequence genomic DNA:
GCGAGATGgtctcgcttagcccaattaaCATTAAAGCTCTGACAGAGAAGGTTCTGCGCTTAGTGCACCAGCGCGCTTAGCGAGGCAAATttatgcgcttagcgaaagtGTCTCACTCAGCCCAATTTCCTTAAATGCACAACCAGAGAAGGTTTTGGGCTTAGTGCCTGCACTCGCTTAGCGAGGCACCATCTGCCACTGGATGAGGGgttggtgcgcttagcgagagtaTTACTCGCTCAGCGCATAGGCTATGTCTCGCTTAGAGTGGATGTCTCACTGAGCGAGTTAGATGATGAAATTTTTTTCCTAAGACTCACCACATCCTTAGCTTCAAAGAAGCTTGTGGCTAACCCCTTTCATTTAAGTTCATACTCTTTCACTCTTCTCCCCAAAAGTATCAAATGAAACACAACCTAACTAACAtgcattaaaacaaaaataaaagattgaaaAGGTAGGAAAGTTAGGTTCCCTCCCAGTAAGTGCTTCTTTAGCGTCACTAGCTTAATGTATATCACCTCTATGGGTCTTGTAAATGCAAGTTGGCGGTTAATCTCTCAATGCTCCCACCATGGTATAACTTCAATCTTTGCCCATTCACAATCCAGCTTCTCTCATGAATAGTTGATTGAGGATCCATTAACTCCATTACTCTGTATGGCTTCACTTCTTTAATGGTAAATGGTCCAGACCATTTAGACTTCAATTTGCCCAGAAACAGCTTGAGTCTTGAGTTGAAGAGTAGAACTTGTTGGCCTGGCTGGAGGTCCTTCTTCAGCAACTTTTTATCGTGATATGCCTTCACCTTTTTGTTTGTATAGCATGGATGACTCATACACATTCAGCCTCATTTCCTCCAACTCCAAGAGTTGCAGCTTCCTTTTCTCCCCCGATAGAACTTCATCGAAATTCAGGAACTTCAAAGCCCAATATGTCTTATGCTCCATTTCTACTGGCAAGTGGCAGGCTTTGgcataaaccatttgaaatgGAGAGAGACCTATGGGGGTTTTAAAGGCAATCCGATAAGCCCAcaatgaatcatccaacttAATAGCCCAATCTCTTCTAGTAGAGGCCACAATTTTCTCTAGAATCTTCTTCAATTCCCTGTTGAAAACCTCAGCTTGACCATTCATTTGGAGATGGTATGGTGAGGCCACCTTGTGTGTGACACTGTAGTGCCCCAACACCTTTTAAAGTTGGCTATTGCAAAAATGAGAGCCACTATCACTGATTAGAACTATTGATACCCCAAAGCAAGAAAAGATATTCTTCTTCAAGAATTTTACAACAATCTTGGCAACATTCTTTGGGACATCCACTGCTTCAACCCATTTGGACACATAATCAACAGCTACAAGGATGTATTCATTCCCATAAGATGAGGGAAGTGGACCTACGAAGTCAATACCCCAGCAGTCAAAAACTTCTACCTCAATGATACTTTGGAGGGGCATTTCATTTTACCTTGAGATGCTTCCCGTTCTTTGACATTGATCGCACTGGGTTGCATGTTCATGGGCATCCTTGAAAAGTGAAGGCTAGAAGAATCCCGATTGCAAGACCTTGGTTGTTGTCTTGTCCTCACTATAATGACCTCCACAAGGTGAATTATGGTTGTGCCATAGTAAGCTTTTGGATTCCTCTTTCGTCGCACATCTCCTCAACAAATTATCAGCTCCAATCTTAAACAAGTGTGGATCATCCCAAACATAAAAGCGAGCATCATGCAAGAATTTCTTCTTCTGCTGCCAATTCAGATCCTTTGGAAGGATTCATGTTGCCTTTAAGTTGGCTAGATCAGAGAACCACGGCCTCTCGTTCAGCACTAACAACGATTCATCTAGAAACTCATCTCTTATTTCCAGTTCCTTCAAGGTAACTTCTTCATTTACTAGTCTTGACAAGTGGTCAGCCACCAGATTTTCTGATCcctttttgtcttgaatgactAGATCAAAATCTTGCAATAGGATCCATCTTATTAGCCtgggcttagaatcagcctttgTTAACAGGTATTTAATAGCTGCATGATCGGTGTAAACAATGACCTTGGATCCCACCAAGTATGACCTAAATTTTTCCAGGGCATAGACAATTGCAAGCATCTCCTTTTCTCCAGTGGCATAATTTAATTGAGCATCATTTAAGACCTTACACGCATAGTAGATGGCATGAAAAACCCTGCCTTTCCTTTGGCCCAACACAGCACCAACAACATAGTCACTTACATTGCACATCAGCTCAAACTCTTGGCTCCAATCCGATGTTGTAATGACGGGAGCGGATACTAGGCTCGTCTTTAAGGTGTTGAATGTCTTCAAACACTCTTCATCAAATAAGAACATAGCGTCCTTATTGAGCAAATTACTCAGTGGTTTGGCAATCTTTGAAAAATCTTTAATAAACCGACTATAGAACCCAACATGTCCCAGAAAGCTCCTTACTCCCTTAACATTAACTGGTGGAGGCAGCTTttcaataacatcaatttttgccTTATCCACCTCAATTCCCCTAACAAAAATTTTGTGGCCCAAAACGATCCCTTCTTGGACCATGAAGTGGCATTTTTCCCAGTTGAGCACCATATTGGTCTCTTCACATCGTTGTAACACCAACTCCAAATTGGCTAGACAATAATCAAATGATGAGCCGAACACTGAGAAGTCATCCATAAAAACTTCAATACACTTCTCTACCATGTCGGAAAATATTGCCAtcatacatctttgaaaagtagCGGGAGCATTGCAAAGCCCAAAGGGCATTCTTCTATAAGCAAACACGCCGAATAGGCAAGTGAATGCGATCTTCTCTTGATCATTTGGGTCCACAGCAATTTGATTATATCCAGAGTAGTCGTTCAGAAAATAATAGAATGATTGACAAGCTAGTCGTTAGAGCATCTGGTCCATGAAAGGAAGAGGAAAATGATCCTTCCTTGTTGCATCATTCAACTTCCTATAGGCGATTCACATGCGCCACCCTGTGACTATTCTTGTGGGAATCAAatcattcttttcatttcttatcACTATTATGCCACCCTTCTTAGGGACTACTTGTACAGGGCTTACCCATGCACTATCCGAGATGGGATAAATGAGGCCTGCTTCCAGTAACTTGAGCACTTCTTTGTGCACTTCTTTCTTCATAG
This region includes:
- the LOC114381571 gene encoding uncharacterized protein LOC114381571, which codes for MPLQSIIEVEVFDCWGIDFVGPLPSSYGNEYILVAVDYVSKWVEAVDVPKNVAKIVVLGHYSVTHKVASPYHLQMNGQAEVFNRELKKILEKIVASTRRDWAIKLDDSLWAYRIAFKTPIGLSPFQMVYAKACHLPVEMEHKTYWALKFLNFDEVKAYHDKKLLKKDLQPGQQVLLFNSRLKLFLGKLKSKWSGPFTIKEVKPYRVMELMDPQSTIHERSWIVNGQRLKLYHGGSIERLTANLHLQDP